The Thunnus albacares chromosome 11, fThuAlb1.1, whole genome shotgun sequence genome contains a region encoding:
- the LOC122992826 gene encoding uncharacterized protein LOC122992826, giving the protein MPAPSSLVSTRALEEATGGSGYLAAKIVTSDPVSRRADGLDRPDIQLTRPRRQRSEVRFGAGWVHHRRPADLGTSEGERLPLRGHAAQGSVSSGAGGTQRIPLKNCSDSPASVGPSPEDAPAACSSQEERPESNGQGSSGGRPLRHRRPPVWSQDYQMIVQ; this is encoded by the exons ATGCCCGCCCCCTCTTCATTGGTATCTACTAGGGCCCTTGAGGAGGCTACAGGAGGCTCTGGCTATCTTGCAGCCAAGATAG TGACCAGTGATCCAGTGTCCAGGAGGGCTGACGGACTCGACAGACCCGACATTCAGCTGACCAGACCTAGACGACAGCGTTCAGAGGTCCGGTTTGGTGCGGGCTGGGTCCATCATCGCCGCCCAGCTGACCTGGGGACATCGGAAGGAGAGAGGTTGCCACTAAGGGGTCATGCGGCTCAAGGCTCCGTGTCTTCCGGAGCTGGAGGAACACAGAGGATCCCTCTAAAAAACTGCTCTGATTCCCCCGCATCTGTGGGCCCTTCCCCTGAGGATGCACCTGCAGCCTGCTCCAGTCAAGAGGAGAGGCCAGAGTCCAATGGTCAGGGGAGTTCCGGTGGTCGCCCCCTACGTCACCGGAGGCCACCTGTTTGGTCGCAAGATTACCAGATGATAGTGCAGTGA